A genome region from Yoonia vestfoldensis includes the following:
- a CDS encoding AMP nucleosidase: MNAPQKVVIRTPDLPQAKAFTDPKKAVARLIEIYDASVGFLSENFITALRDGQPETRFRAFYPEIRLTTTTHAKMDSRLSFGHVAEPGTYATTVTRPDLFQSYLEQQIDLLLKSHGVPVVIGTSDTVIPVHFAVANDPGVTVPQDGSMDFNLRDNFDVPDLSTTHDAIVNGAGFTYPDGAHPLAPFTAQRIDYSLARLAHYTATAPEHFQNHVLFTNYQFYVEEFEAFARKMLADPASGYTSFVSTGNVEITAHDAPLPVPAKLPQMPTYHLKRANGAGITLVNIGVGPSNAKTATDHIAVLRPHAWLMVGHCAGLRNSQRLGDFVLAHAYLREDHVLDDDLPVWVPIPALAEIQIALQTAVADVTQLEGYELKRIMRTGTVATIDNRNWELREQAGPVQRLSQSRAIALDMESATIAANGFRFRVPYGTLLCVSDKPLHGELKLPGMASDFYKTQVAAHLMIGIRAMELLREMPLERIHSRKLRSFEETAFL; the protein is encoded by the coding sequence TCGGGTTTCTATCAGAGAACTTTATCACCGCCCTGCGGGACGGCCAGCCGGAAACACGGTTTCGCGCCTTCTATCCCGAAATCCGCCTGACCACGACGACCCATGCCAAGATGGACAGCCGGCTGTCCTTTGGCCATGTCGCCGAACCGGGCACCTATGCCACGACCGTCACCCGCCCTGACCTGTTCCAAAGCTATCTGGAACAGCAGATCGACCTTTTGCTCAAAAGCCACGGCGTGCCCGTGGTGATCGGCACTTCGGACACGGTGATCCCCGTGCATTTCGCGGTGGCCAATGATCCGGGCGTGACCGTGCCGCAGGACGGGTCGATGGATTTCAACCTGCGCGACAATTTCGACGTGCCGGACCTGAGCACCACGCATGATGCCATCGTCAACGGTGCGGGGTTCACCTATCCCGACGGGGCGCACCCGCTGGCGCCATTCACCGCGCAGCGGATTGATTATTCGCTGGCGCGTCTGGCGCATTACACGGCCACCGCGCCCGAGCATTTCCAGAACCATGTGCTGTTCACCAATTACCAGTTCTATGTCGAGGAATTCGAGGCTTTCGCCCGCAAGATGCTGGCCGATCCTGCCAGCGGCTACACGAGTTTCGTCAGCACCGGCAATGTCGAGATCACGGCCCATGACGCGCCGCTGCCGGTGCCTGCGAAACTGCCGCAGATGCCGACCTATCACCTCAAACGCGCGAATGGCGCGGGGATCACGCTGGTCAATATCGGCGTCGGCCCGTCGAATGCGAAAACCGCGACCGACCATATCGCCGTGCTGCGCCCGCATGCCTGGCTGATGGTGGGTCATTGCGCGGGCCTGCGCAATTCGCAGCGGCTGGGCGATTTCGTGCTGGCCCATGCGTATCTGCGCGAAGATCACGTGCTGGATGATGATCTGCCGGTCTGGGTGCCGATCCCGGCGCTGGCGGAAATCCAGATCGCGCTGCAAACGGCGGTGGCGGATGTCACCCAGCTTGAAGGCTACGAGCTGAAACGCATCATGCGCACTGGCACCGTTGCCACCATCGACAACCGGAACTGGGAATTGCGCGAACAGGCGGGACCGGTGCAGCGGCTGTCGCAATCGCGCGCTATCGCGCTGGATATGGAAAGCGCGACGATTGCCGCCAATGGTTTCCGGTTCCGCGTGCCTTATGGCACCCTGCTTTGCGTCTCCGACAAACCGCTGCATGGTGAATTGAAATTGCCCGGCATGGCATCGGATTTCTACAAAACGCAGGTTGCGGCGCATCTGATGATCGGTATTCGCGCGATGGAATTGCTGCGCGAAATGCCGCTGGAACGCATCCATAGCCGCAAATTACGCAGTTTCGAGGAGACTGCTTTCCTCTGA
- a CDS encoding HU family DNA-binding protein — protein sequence MATKPMTKAQLVAAIADQTGMDKKAAGAALDAVTGIITSEVAGGGAVTLPGVGKIYCRERPERMVRNPATGEQIKKEADKVVKVTIAKALKDSVNG from the coding sequence ATGGCGACGAAACCAATGACCAAAGCGCAGCTGGTTGCTGCAATTGCCGATCAGACCGGCATGGACAAAAAAGCAGCAGGCGCTGCGCTGGATGCCGTGACCGGCATCATCACATCCGAAGTGGCTGGCGGCGGTGCTGTCACCCTGCCCGGCGTCGGCAAGATCTATTGCCGCGAACGCCCCGAGCGGATGGTGCGCAACCCTGCCACCGGCGAGCAGATCAAGAAAGAAGCCGACAAGGTTGTCAAAGTGACGATCGCCAAGGCCCTGAAAGACAGCGTCAACGGCTAA
- a CDS encoding DMT family transporter, producing the protein MDIKAVLMGLAFAFMWSSAFTSARVIVEYAPPLSALALRFLISGLIGVVIAWLLGQSARLTRRQWTGVLVFGICQNALYLGLNFVAMQTIPASLAAIIASTMPLLVALVGWVVFGTRVRPLGIAGLSAGVIGVVLIMGARIQGGVDIFGLILCVIGVISLTIATLAVLGASSGGNVLMIVGLQMLVGSALLWIPAMTLETLEVTWNWQLILAFSYTVLVPGLAATLVWFLLVGRIGAVKASTFHFLNPFLGVAVAAILLGEKIGPLDVLGVAIIAGGILAVQLSKQT; encoded by the coding sequence ATGGATATCAAAGCGGTTCTGATGGGCCTCGCCTTCGCGTTCATGTGGTCCTCGGCCTTTACCTCGGCGCGGGTGATCGTGGAATATGCGCCGCCGCTGTCCGCACTGGCGCTGCGGTTCCTGATTTCCGGTCTGATCGGTGTGGTTATCGCTTGGCTGCTGGGGCAATCCGCGCGGCTGACGCGGCGGCAATGGACCGGGGTGCTGGTCTTTGGGATCTGCCAGAATGCGCTTTACCTCGGGCTGAACTTTGTGGCGATGCAGACGATTCCCGCCTCCTTGGCCGCGATCATCGCCTCGACCATGCCGCTGCTGGTGGCGCTGGTTGGTTGGGTGGTCTTTGGCACGCGGGTGCGCCCTTTGGGGATCGCAGGGCTATCGGCGGGGGTGATTGGCGTGGTGCTGATCATGGGCGCGCGGATCCAGGGCGGGGTCGATATCTTTGGCCTGATCCTCTGCGTGATCGGGGTGATTTCGCTGACCATCGCCACGCTGGCGGTGCTGGGCGCATCCTCTGGCGGCAATGTGCTGATGATCGTGGGCTTGCAGATGCTGGTCGGATCGGCGCTGCTGTGGATACCCGCCATGACATTGGAAACGCTAGAGGTGACCTGGAACTGGCAGCTGATCCTGGCCTTTAGCTATACCGTGCTGGTGCCGGGGCTGGCGGCGACGCTGGTCTGGTTCTTGTTGGTTGGCCGGATCGGCGCGGTCAAAGCATCGACCTTTCACTTTTTGAACCCGTTCCTGGGCGTCGCTGTGGCCGCGATCCTGTTGGGTGAAAAGATCGGGCCGCTGGATGTACTGGGTGTCGCGATTATCGCGGGGGGTATTCTGGCGGTGCAATTGTCGAAACAGACGTAA
- the aroC gene encoding chorismate synthase, with protein sequence MSINSFGHLFRFTTWGESHGPALGATVDGCPPGVPLDPAMIQQWLDKRRPGLNKNTTQRNEPDAVDILSGVYEGRTTGTPIQLMIRNTDQRSKDYGDILNTFRPGHADITYHQKYGLRDPRGGGRSSARETASRVAAGGVAREAIKAIAPNVQIKGYMTQMGTKQIDRTRMDWDQIDQNDFFCPDAQAAAEWNDYLTWLRKDDHNSVGAIIEVVARGVPAGIGAPVYAKLDTDLAAAMMSINAVKGVEIGEGMAAAALTGRDNADEIFMGPNGPEYASNHAGGILGGISTGQDIVVRFAVKPTSSILSPRKSIMMDGSPTEVITKGRHDPCVGIRAVPVGEAMMACVILDHLLLDRGQTGGVRGVIG encoded by the coding sequence ATGTCCATCAACAGTTTCGGTCATTTGTTCCGCTTTACCACTTGGGGCGAAAGCCACGGGCCAGCGCTGGGTGCCACGGTCGATGGCTGCCCGCCCGGCGTGCCGCTGGACCCTGCGATGATCCAGCAATGGCTGGACAAACGCCGCCCCGGTCTGAACAAGAACACGACCCAACGCAATGAACCCGATGCGGTGGACATCCTGTCGGGTGTCTATGAGGGGCGCACCACCGGCACGCCCATTCAGCTGATGATCCGCAACACCGACCAGCGGTCCAAGGATTATGGCGATATCCTGAATACGTTCCGCCCCGGTCACGCCGATATCACCTATCACCAGAAATACGGGCTGCGCGATCCGCGCGGTGGCGGGCGGTCATCGGCGCGCGAAACCGCGTCACGGGTGGCGGCAGGCGGTGTGGCGCGCGAGGCGATCAAGGCGATTGCGCCAAATGTGCAGATCAAAGGCTACATGACCCAGATGGGCACCAAGCAGATCGACCGCACCCGGATGGATTGGGACCAGATCGACCAAAACGATTTCTTTTGTCCCGATGCGCAGGCCGCAGCGGAATGGAACGACTATCTGACATGGCTGCGCAAGGATGATCACAATTCGGTCGGCGCGATCATCGAGGTGGTGGCGCGCGGCGTGCCTGCGGGCATCGGCGCGCCGGTTTATGCCAAGCTCGACACGGATCTGGCCGCCGCGATGATGTCGATCAACGCCGTCAAAGGTGTCGAAATCGGTGAAGGCATGGCCGCCGCCGCGCTGACCGGGCGGGATAACGCGGATGAGATTTTCATGGGGCCGAACGGGCCGGAATATGCGTCCAATCATGCGGGCGGCATCCTTGGCGGGATCAGCACGGGGCAGGATATCGTCGTGCGCTTTGCGGTGAAACCGACCTCATCCATTCTGTCCCCGCGCAAGTCGATCATGATGGACGGCAGCCCGACCGAAGTCATCACCAAGGGCCGCCACGACCCCTGCGTCGGCATCCGCGCTGTGCCGGTGGGCGAGGCGATGATGGCCTGCGTGATCCTGGATCATTTGCTGCTGGATCGCGGCCAGACCGGCGGCGTGCGCGGTGTGATCGGGTAA
- the thiB gene encoding thiamine ABC transporter substrate binding subunit encodes MQKSIYLPLVAGFALCASGTVAQTPVLQVMTYDSFVSDWGPGPAIEAAFEETCGCDLQFIGTGDGAALLARLQLEGPRTEADIVLGLDTNLIAAARATGLFAPHGVTADLDLPITWDDPEFLPFDWGYFAFVGNAGAEAPTSLRALADSDIRIVIQDPRSSTPGLGLLMWVKTAYPDSAADLWADLADNIVTVTPGWSEAYGLFLEGEADAVLSYTTSPAYHLIAEEDDSKRAWAFDEGHYMQVEVAAKVAGTDQPELADQFLAFMVSDAFQSIIPTTNWMYPAVIPEAGLPAGFETLITPDLALLLSPEDAAAIRDTALDEWRNALSQ; translated from the coding sequence ATGCAAAAATCCATTTATCTGCCACTTGTTGCGGGATTTGCGCTTTGTGCCAGCGGCACCGTCGCGCAGACCCCCGTATTGCAAGTGATGACATATGACAGCTTCGTCAGCGACTGGGGCCCCGGCCCCGCGATCGAGGCCGCCTTCGAGGAAACTTGCGGCTGTGATCTACAATTCATCGGCACTGGTGATGGTGCGGCGCTGCTGGCGCGGCTCCAGTTGGAAGGTCCACGGACCGAGGCTGATATCGTGCTGGGCCTTGATACCAACCTGATCGCCGCCGCGCGTGCAACGGGCCTGTTTGCACCCCATGGTGTGACCGCTGATCTGGACTTGCCGATCACCTGGGATGATCCTGAATTCCTGCCCTTCGACTGGGGCTATTTCGCCTTTGTCGGCAATGCCGGTGCCGAAGCGCCGACATCCCTGCGCGCCTTGGCCGACAGCGATATCCGGATCGTTATTCAGGACCCCCGGTCATCCACCCCCGGTCTGGGCCTGCTGATGTGGGTCAAGACCGCCTATCCTGACAGCGCCGCCGATCTGTGGGCTGATCTGGCCGATAATATCGTCACCGTCACGCCGGGCTGGTCCGAAGCTTATGGCTTGTTCCTCGAGGGCGAGGCGGATGCCGTCCTGTCCTATACCACATCCCCCGCCTATCACCTGATCGCGGAAGAGGATGACAGCAAGCGCGCTTGGGCCTTTGACGAAGGCCATTACATGCAGGTCGAGGTCGCGGCCAAAGTCGCCGGCACCGACCAGCCGGAACTGGCGGATCAATTTCTGGCCTTCATGGTCTCGGATGCGTTCCAGTCGATCATCCCGACGACCAATTGGATGTATCCCGCCGTGATCCCCGAGGCTGGCCTGCCCGCCGGGTTCGAGACGCTGATCACCCCCGATCTGGCCCTGCTGCTGTCGCCCGAGGATGCCGCAGCGATCCGTGATACGGCGCTGGACGAATGGCGCAACGCGCTGTCGCAATAG
- a CDS encoding ABC transporter permease subunit: protein MAQRAVAIAPRWPGAAAAALVLVLTIGTLAAVGWRAEWQRGLSPADWAAIRFTVTQALVSAGLSVLLAIPVARALARRRFRGRSLLITLMGAPFLLPVVVAVIGLLAVFGRAGVVNSALAWLGLPAISIFGFHGVVLAHVFFNLPLAIRLILQGWLAIPAEKFRLAASLNAPVGRLLEWPMLRRVVPGVFLVIFLICLTSFAVALTLGGGPRATTVELAIYQALRFDFDLGRAALLACVQFGLCVVAAAIVWRLSLVDTMGTGLDRVVQRWDLRWPVLDYLMIGLVALFLFTPLCMVVWRGLPGLALLPADIWAAAGRSVIVAACSALLCLCMALALALRGGRVMEVVGVLPLAASGLVVGTGAFLLVYPFINPARLALPITVLVNATLALPFALRAIGQAVDEVARDYSRLGASLGLSRWGWVRIVVLPRIRRPLGFGAGLAAALSMGDLGVITLFAGEAQQTLPLAMYRLMGAYRMEAAAGAALLLLALSFVAFWICDRGGRGNADL from the coding sequence ATGGCGCAACGCGCTGTCGCAATAGCGCCGCGCTGGCCCGGTGCCGCAGCGGCGGCGCTGGTGCTGGTGCTGACCATTGGCACGCTGGCCGCTGTCGGCTGGCGCGCCGAATGGCAGCGCGGGCTGTCGCCTGCCGATTGGGCCGCGATCCGGTTTACTGTCACGCAGGCGCTGGTGTCCGCAGGGCTGAGTGTGCTGCTGGCAATCCCCGTCGCGCGCGCGCTTGCGCGGCGGCGGTTTCGGGGGCGGTCTTTGCTGATCACGCTGATGGGTGCGCCGTTCCTGTTGCCGGTCGTGGTGGCGGTGATCGGCTTGCTGGCGGTGTTCGGACGCGCAGGCGTGGTCAACAGCGCCCTTGCATGGCTTGGCCTGCCCGCGATCAGCATCTTCGGCTTTCACGGCGTGGTTTTGGCGCATGTCTTTTTCAACCTGCCGCTGGCGATCCGGCTGATCCTGCAAGGCTGGCTGGCGATCCCGGCGGAAAAGTTCCGCCTTGCCGCATCGCTGAACGCGCCTGTGGGCCGCTTGCTGGAATGGCCGATGCTGCGCCGGGTGGTGCCGGGGGTCTTTTTGGTGATCTTTCTGATCTGCCTGACCAGTTTCGCAGTGGCGCTGACGCTGGGCGGCGGGCCGCGTGCGACCACGGTCGAACTGGCGATCTATCAGGCGCTGCGGTTCGATTTCGATCTGGGGCGCGCGGCCTTGCTGGCCTGTGTGCAATTCGGGCTCTGCGTGGTGGCGGCGGCCATCGTCTGGCGGCTGTCCTTGGTCGATACGATGGGCACAGGGCTGGACCGTGTCGTGCAGCGCTGGGATCTGCGCTGGCCGGTGCTGGATTACCTGATGATCGGATTGGTCGCCCTGTTCCTGTTCACCCCGCTTTGCATGGTGGTCTGGCGCGGTCTGCCGGGGCTGGCGCTGCTGCCTGCCGATATCTGGGCGGCGGCGGGGCGGTCGGTGATCGTGGCGGCATGCTCTGCCCTGCTTTGCCTCTGCATGGCGCTGGCGCTGGCACTGCGCGGCGGGCGGGTCATGGAAGTTGTCGGCGTCTTGCCCTTGGCGGCGTCAGGCCTGGTTGTGGGCACGGGGGCATTCCTGCTGGTCTATCCTTTCATCAACCCCGCGCGTCTGGCCTTGCCAATCACCGTGCTGGTCAATGCGACATTGGCCTTGCCCTTTGCCTTGCGCGCGATCGGGCAGGCCGTGGACGAGGTGGCGCGGGATTATAGCCGCCTTGGTGCCAGCCTTGGCCTGTCGCGCTGGGGCTGGGTGCGGATTGTCGTGCTGCCGCGCATCCGCCGGCCCTTGGGCTTCGGGGCGGGGCTTGCCGCGGCTTTGTCGATGGGTGATCTTGGGGTCATCACGCTTTTTGCGGGCGAGGCACAGCAGACCCTGCCGCTGGCCATGTACCGGCTGATGGGTGCCTACCGGATGGAGGCTGCCGCAGGGGCCGCCCTGCTGCTGCTGGCGCTCAGTTTTGTGGCCTTCTGGATCTGCGACCGGGGAGGGCGCGGCAATGCTGATCTGTGA
- a CDS encoding ATP-binding cassette domain-containing protein translates to MLICDKLVLQQDDFRLTADVTFGAGKITALIGPSGAGKSTLLAALAGFLAPAAGRVLWQETEITALPPGARPVSAIFQDNNLFAHLSIAQNVGLGLRPALHLGAAERAEVDRALASVGLAGLGARKPAALSGGQQSRAALARVLLADRPVVLLDEPFAALGPGLKDDMLDLVQATLGAAGRTVLMVTHDPGDARRIADAACLVADGTVSAPVATQAFFDAPSAALAAYLG, encoded by the coding sequence ATGCTGATCTGTGACAAGCTGGTCTTGCAGCAGGATGATTTCCGCCTCACAGCCGATGTCACATTCGGCGCGGGCAAGATCACCGCGCTGATCGGGCCGTCGGGTGCGGGCAAATCCACCTTGCTGGCGGCGCTGGCGGGGTTTCTGGCCCCGGCCGCAGGCCGGGTGCTGTGGCAAGAGACCGAGATCACCGCCCTGCCACCCGGTGCCCGCCCGGTCAGCGCGATCTTTCAGGATAACAACCTGTTCGCGCATCTGAGCATTGCGCAGAATGTGGGGCTGGGGCTGCGCCCCGCGCTGCATCTGGGCGCGGCCGAGCGTGCAGAGGTCGACCGCGCCTTGGCATCGGTCGGGCTGGCCGGGCTGGGCGCGCGCAAACCCGCGGCGCTGTCAGGCGGACAGCAAAGCCGCGCGGCGCTGGCGCGGGTTCTGCTGGCGGACCGGCCCGTGGTGCTGCTGGATGAACCTTTTGCCGCGCTTGGGCCGGGTCTGAAGGATGATATGCTGGATCTGGTGCAAGCGACTTTGGGCGCGGCAGGGCGCACGGTTCTGATGGTCACGCATGATCCGGGTGATGCACGGCGCATCGCGGATGCGGCCTGTCTTGTCGCTGATGGGACCGTCTCTGCGCCGGTCGCAACACAGGCGTTTTTCGATGCCCCCTCTGCCGCGCTGGCGGCCTATCTGGGCTGA
- a CDS encoding cytochrome c1, whose protein sequence is MNMFRNATLAAAAALALTSGQAIAAGAKIEVTDYAFSFEGPFGQFDQMQLQRGLQVYTEICAACHGLQYLSFRNLSDAGGPDLPEDQMRAYAEFYEVFDQALFDGEGDFRPATPADKFPMSNLSNAPDLTLMAKARAGFSGPYGTGLAQLFRGMGGAEYIASLMTGYVEEPECALEGEPMDGYYNIAFAAGGFPDSCKYPNGDHKVPGSWIAMAPPLYGDDVFYEDGSATDLVAVSKDVAAFLMWTAEPKMMARQQAGLTGVIFLTLLSVLLYLTNKRLWAPYKNKKA, encoded by the coding sequence ATGAATATGTTCCGTAACGCCACACTCGCCGCCGCAGCAGCGCTTGCCCTGACATCAGGGCAGGCCATCGCGGCGGGCGCCAAGATCGAAGTGACCGATTATGCCTTCTCGTTCGAAGGTCCATTCGGCCAGTTCGACCAGATGCAGCTGCAGCGCGGCTTGCAGGTCTACACAGAAATCTGCGCAGCCTGCCACGGCCTGCAATATCTGTCCTTCCGCAACCTGTCGGACGCCGGCGGGCCGGACCTGCCCGAGGATCAGATGCGCGCCTATGCCGAATTCTACGAAGTTTTCGACCAGGCCCTGTTTGACGGCGAAGGCGATTTCCGCCCCGCCACCCCAGCCGATAAATTCCCGATGTCGAACCTGTCCAATGCGCCGGATCTGACGCTGATGGCCAAGGCACGCGCTGGCTTTTCGGGGCCATATGGCACCGGTCTGGCACAGCTGTTCCGGGGCATGGGGGGCGCGGAATATATCGCCTCTTTGATGACCGGCTATGTGGAAGAACCTGAATGCGCCCTCGAAGGCGAACCGATGGACGGATATTACAACATCGCTTTTGCCGCTGGCGGTTTCCCGGACAGCTGCAAATATCCAAATGGCGACCACAAGGTACCCGGCAGCTGGATCGCCATGGCGCCACCGCTTTATGGCGATGACGTTTTCTACGAAGACGGCAGTGCAACCGATCTTGTCGCAGTGTCAAAGGATGTCGCGGCCTTTCTGATGTGGACCGCAGAGCCCAAGATGATGGCCCGCCAGCAGGCTGGCCTGACCGGCGTCATTTTCCTGACGCTGCTGTCGGTGCTTCTCTATCTGACCAACAAGCGTTTGTGGGCGCCCTATAAAAACAAAAAGGCGTAA
- a CDS encoding cytochrome b: MAGIPHDHYEPKSNGEKWLHTRLPIVGLIYDTLMLPTPRNLNWMWIWGIVLVFTLVLQIVTGIVLVMHYVPHVDMAFASVEHIMRDVNGGHMIRYFHQNGASLFFVAVYAHIFRSLYYGSYKAPREVTWIIGMLMYLLMMGTAFMGYVLPWGQMSFHGTAVITGLFGAIPFIGEGVQTWLLGASAVGQPALNRFFSLHYLLPFILLGLTIVHIWAFHTTGNNNPTGVEVRRTSKEDAEKDTLPFWPYFVIKDLFALAVILAVFMAIVGFMPNYLGHPDNYIPANPLATPAHIVPEWYFLPFYAILRAFDGEVWLVIFTQWITFGIIDAKFFGVLAMFGAIVVMALAPWLDTSTVRSGRYRPMFKYWFWLLVVDFFVLMWAGAMPAEGIYPYIALVGSVYWFAYFLVILPLLGVIEKPLTPPATIEDDYNAHYAPKSDSAPVANPAE, translated from the coding sequence ATGGCTGGTATCCCCCACGACCATTACGAACCAAAGTCCAATGGCGAAAAGTGGCTGCACACGCGGCTGCCGATCGTCGGGCTGATCTATGACACCCTGATGCTGCCGACCCCGCGCAACCTGAACTGGATGTGGATCTGGGGGATCGTGCTGGTCTTCACGCTGGTGCTGCAAATCGTCACCGGTATCGTGCTGGTCATGCATTATGTGCCGCATGTGGACATGGCCTTTGCATCGGTCGAACATATCATGCGTGACGTGAACGGCGGCCATATGATCCGCTATTTCCACCAGAATGGCGCATCCTTGTTCTTTGTCGCGGTTTACGCGCATATCTTCCGGTCGCTCTATTACGGGTCATACAAGGCCCCACGCGAAGTGACCTGGATCATCGGGATGCTGATGTATCTGCTGATGATGGGCACCGCCTTTATGGGCTATGTGTTGCCATGGGGGCAGATGTCGTTCCACGGGACCGCCGTGATCACCGGCCTGTTCGGCGCTATTCCTTTCATCGGTGAAGGCGTGCAGACTTGGCTTTTGGGTGCATCGGCCGTGGGTCAGCCTGCGCTGAACCGGTTCTTCTCGCTGCATTATCTGCTGCCCTTCATCCTGCTGGGCCTGACGATCGTGCATATCTGGGCCTTCCACACGACCGGCAACAACAACCCCACGGGCGTCGAAGTCCGCCGCACGTCCAAAGAAGACGCCGAAAAAGACACGCTGCCGTTCTGGCCCTATTTCGTGATCAAGGACCTGTTCGCGCTGGCCGTGATCCTGGCCGTCTTCATGGCAATCGTCGGGTTCATGCCGAACTATCTGGGCCACCCCGATAACTATATCCCGGCAAACCCGCTGGCGACGCCTGCGCATATCGTGCCGGAATGGTATTTCCTGCCATTCTACGCGATCCTGCGCGCCTTTGACGGCGAAGTCTGGCTGGTGATTTTCACCCAATGGATCACCTTTGGCATCATCGACGCGAAATTCTTTGGCGTTCTGGCGATGTTCGGCGCGATCGTCGTGATGGCGCTGGCCCCTTGGCTGGACACATCGACCGTGCGGTCCGGCCGCTATCGCCCGATGTTCAAATATTGGTTCTGGCTGCTGGTCGTCGATTTCTTTGTCCTAATGTGGGCAGGGGCCATGCCGGCAGAGGGGATCTATCCCTATATCGCGCTGGTCGGCTCGGTTTACTGGTTCGCCTATTTCCTGGTGATCCTGCCCCTGCTTGGTGTCATCGAAAAGCCGCTGACACCGCCAGCGACAATCGAGGACGACTATAACGCGCATTACGCGCCGAAAAGCGACAGCGCGCCTGTTGCCAATCCGGCCGAGTGA
- the petA gene encoding ubiquinol-cytochrome c reductase iron-sulfur subunit, with translation MSQVEEHQGTRRDFLYYATAGAGVVVTGAAVWPLVNQMNPSADVLALASIRVDVSAVNPGTQLTVLWQGKPVFIRARTEAEIAEANAVDLSTLPDGLSQNANLDPTADASDANRALSEDGVWLVQMGICTHLGCVPLGQSGDFNGWFCPCHGSHYDTAGRIRRGPAPRNLDIPVASFVDETTIQLG, from the coding sequence GTGTCACAAGTTGAAGAACATCAGGGAACACGCCGCGACTTCCTTTACTATGCCACCGCCGGTGCCGGCGTTGTCGTGACAGGTGCCGCAGTCTGGCCTCTAGTCAATCAGATGAACCCCTCTGCCGACGTGCTTGCGCTGGCGTCGATCCGCGTGGATGTCAGCGCCGTCAACCCCGGCACGCAGCTGACGGTGCTTTGGCAGGGCAAGCCGGTTTTCATCCGCGCCCGCACAGAGGCCGAAATCGCCGAGGCGAATGCCGTCGATCTTTCGACATTGCCCGACGGTCTGTCGCAAAACGCCAACCTTGATCCAACAGCGGATGCAAGCGACGCGAATCGCGCCTTGTCCGAAGATGGCGTCTGGCTGGTCCAGATGGGCATCTGCACCCACCTTGGCTGTGTGCCTCTGGGTCAGTCGGGTGATTTCAACGGCTGGTTCTGCCCCTGCCACGGGTCGCATTACGACACCGCAGGGCGCATCCGTCGCGGGCCTGCACCGCGCAATCTTGATATTCCCGTCGCGTCCTTCGTGGACGAAACAACCATTCAACTCGGTTAA
- a CDS encoding outer membrane protein, with the protein MLRTFALCCGLLALPTLGSAEVELSFYGGAQSAPDSDVVIRGDSVIPNSDFSQSWEGRSASAPIYYGIRLTRWQSPTFGYGLDFAHNKIYPKDDNMPTGFSVLEFTDGLNILTVNAYRRWPNMLGAMTPYVGGGLGVSIPYVEVEYGASETFGYQLAGPAATWIAGASYPISDQWSVFGEYKGTFSSNKGDLDTGGTIETDVFTNAVNVGVSFNF; encoded by the coding sequence ATGTTGCGCACCTTTGCACTTTGCTGCGGCCTGTTGGCTTTGCCGACATTGGGTTCTGCCGAGGTCGAGCTGAGCTTTTATGGCGGCGCGCAATCCGCACCTGACTCTGATGTCGTGATTCGGGGTGACAGCGTGATACCCAATTCCGATTTCTCGCAAAGCTGGGAAGGCCGCTCCGCCAGCGCACCGATCTATTACGGTATCCGCCTGACCCGGTGGCAATCGCCGACCTTCGGCTATGGCCTCGATTTCGCGCACAACAAGATCTATCCCAAAGATGACAATATGCCGACCGGCTTTAGCGTGCTGGAATTTACCGATGGTCTGAACATCCTGACGGTGAACGCCTATCGCCGCTGGCCCAATATGCTGGGCGCGATGACGCCCTATGTTGGCGGCGGGCTTGGCGTGTCGATCCCCTATGTCGAGGTGGAATACGGTGCCTCTGAAACCTTTGGCTATCAGCTGGCCGGCCCTGCCGCGACCTGGATCGCCGGTGCAAGCTATCCGATCAGCGACCAATGGTCGGTCTTTGGTGAATATAAAGGCACATTTTCGTCGAACAAAGGCGATCTTGATACCGGCGGCACCATTGAAACCGATGTGTTCACCAATGCGGTGAATGTCGGCGTCAGTTTCAACTTCTGA